In Anabrus simplex isolate iqAnaSimp1 chromosome 4, ASM4041472v1, whole genome shotgun sequence, a single genomic region encodes these proteins:
- the LOC136872553 gene encoding uncharacterized protein → MGSSIPCTSTVVASGPAEEWTAFSLSNLKMPLHPALKVQPHTEVEESSDKVTPPITPSSHSHKKNVPTRKQTKRLKSSHNSLLQAKLDLVSLQARIFKQQNRRHLAEHRMRMKLLRLKYMAAKKRQM, encoded by the exons ATGGGATCAAGTATACCATGCACGAGTACAGTG GTGGCCTCTGGACCTGCGGAGGAATGGACTGCATTTAGCCTTAGTAATTTGAAGATGCCACTTCATCCCGCTCTGAAGGTGCAGCCTCATACAGAGGTGGAAGAATCCTCAG ATAAAGTTACACCGCCTATTACACCATCCAGCCACAGCCACAAAAAGAATGTGCCCACGAGGAAGCAGACTAAACGTTTGAAGTCCAGCCACAACAGTCTCCTGCAGGCAAAGCTGGACTTGGTCTCACTCCAGGCAAGGATTTTCAAACAGCAAAATAGGAGACATCTTGCTGAGCACAGAATGCGAATGAAGCTGCTCAGATTGAAATATATGGCTGCCAAGAAAAGGCAGATGTAA